In a single window of the Mastacembelus armatus unplaced genomic scaffold, fMasArm1.2, whole genome shotgun sequence genome:
- the LOC113132824 gene encoding thyroid receptor-interacting protein 11-like, with amino-acid sequence MEPIEDSRFDRMDVFQLRWELRRTKKNEQWLLDENSKMQKQLSELSVAEMILRQEQSEIHEPKNQAEEYELQIAKLQNELDTARTDLRLEEEKRALSVSVSEQRVLDLEKQCQELEQKYSLEKMQRENTEKELETSNLTKEENKNLTLLVQQMDDKVQELEMLKKDYLNQIEELKDQLKWSEAKIDSRNQVIIEMKKEAQNFQIEEAQLKMCQRKLKSMEEIAERRANENYNYKKQANADKIKIYKLTQETATLTKKNKNLVILQTTAERELAKTQEYTNSLIKELEIRKKEAEKQIDLVVAMERQINKYNALKRSVKHSQELEERERKIRKQELVQMTNSLSKSQQNYRMQEIQKEAAITERKLCAQNLFMAQIKITKMAETIEQLKAKLHSEHCDFNAKDTELVKITKKYDSVKKQLQAATIKLKQTKEALDQHLASADKQKLLVEKELSRIEEDNRKLDKEVGHYNHVVAHLQQKLNIQETAKIMQEKTLKNMEEEVISLKQHIKNLNNELSIRHVALVRHKSRRQTTRDKTKKNLYPRLEMIKDQLRQYQLYGRKKLQDMKDREAQDLKQMQKYSETLQKLQRCQRQNSSLIKKSMASQGLLVAYKENYMHLQEENEKLKDELKKHKLECICKSRCTLLPPIPNKSHSELKKKEQSEHTCLAPISTKSYCQSAAQTKVCRLPPISNEIIVSGKQICPRLPHL; translated from the coding sequence ATGGAACCTATAGAGGACAGTAGATTTGACAGAATGGATGTTTTTCAACTTAGGTGGGAACTACgcaggacaaagaaaaatgagcaaTGGCTCCTGGACGAAAACAGTAAGATGCAAAAACAGCTTTCAGAACTTTCTGTAGCTGAAATGATTTTAAGACAAGAACAGAGTGAGATTCATGAACCAAAGAACCAAGCCGAGGAATATGAGTTGCAAATTGCCAAACTACAAAATGAACTAGATACGGCCAGAACTGACCTTAGGcttgaagaggaaaagagagctCTTTCAGTGTCAGTTTCAGAGCAGAGAGTTCTGGATCTTGAGAAGCAATGCCAGGAGCTCGAGCAAAAATACTCCTTGGAGAAGATGCAGAGGGAGAATACGGAGAAAGAGTTAGAGACATCCAATTTAactaaagaggaaaacaaaaatctgaccCTGCTGGTCCAGCAAATGGATGATAAGGTGCAAGAactggaaatgttaaaaaaggATTACCTAAATCAAATAGAGGAACTGAAAGATCAGCTGAAATGGAGCGAAGCTAAAATTGACTCGAGAAATCAGGTgattattgaaatgaaaaaagaggcACAAAATTTCCAAATCGAGGAGGCTCagctgaaaatgtgtcaaaggAAATTAAAATCCATGGAAGAAATAGCTGAGAGACGGGCAAATGAAAACTATAACTACAAAAAACAAGCGAATGCTGATAAGATCAAAATATATAAGTTGACCCAGGAGACAGCAACCTTAacgaagaaaaacaagaacttaGTAATTTTACAGACAACAGCAGAACGTGAACTGGCCAAAACACAAGAATATACTAATTCTTTAATAAAGGAATTAGAAATCCGGAAAAAAGAGGCTGAGAAGCAGATTGACCTCGTGGTAGCCATGGAAAGACAAATTAACAAGTACAATGCACTAAAACGTTCGGTAAAACATAGTCAGGAATTagaggaaagggaaagaaagatcAGAAAACAGGAGCTAGTCCAGATGACAAATTCACTTAGTAAATCACAACAGAACTACAGAATGCAAGAAATACAGAAGGAAGCTGCCATTACTGAGAGAAAACTCTGTGCTCAAAATTTGTTCATGGCTCAGATAAAAATCACTAAGATGGCTGAAACAATTGAACAACTGAAGGCTAAACTCCACAGCGAGCATTGTGACTTCAATGCAAAGGACACAGAGTTGGTgaagattacaaaaaaatatgattcTGTAAAGAAGCAGCTACAAGCAGCAACGATcaagctgaaacaaacaaaggaagcaCTGGACCAGCATTTAGCCTCGGCTGACAAACAGAAGCTCCTGGTAGAGAAGGAGCTGTCCAGAATTGAAGAAGACAATAGGAAACTGGACAAAGAGGTTGGGCACTATAATCACGTGGTAGCACATCTGCAACAGAAGCTCAACATCCAGGAAACTGCGAAGATCATGCAAGAGAAGACTCTGAAAAACATGGAGGAGGAAGTCATTTCtctcaagcagcacatcaagaaCCTTAACAATGAGCTCAGTATCAGGCACGTGGCATTAGTGAGGCACAAGTCACGCCGACAGACAACTAGggataagacaaaaaaaaatctttacccCCGTCTTGAGATGATAAAGGACCAGCTCCGTCAATACCAGTTATATGGGAGAAAAAAGCTTCAGGATATGAAAGACAGGGAGGCCCAGGACCTgaagcaaatgcaaaaatacagtGAGACACTACAGAAGCTCCAGAGATGTCAAAGGCAGAACAGCAGCCTCATCAAAAAGTCCATGGCATCACAAGGGCTCCTTGTGGCATACAAGGAAAATTACATGCATTTGCAAGAGGAGAACGAGAAGCTTAAAGATGAGTTGAAGAAGCATAAATTAGAGTGTATATGCAAATCAAGGTGCACTCTGTTGCCCCCTATTCCCAATAAGTCCCACTCAGAGCtcaaaaaaaaggaacagagtGAGCACACATGTTTAGCACCCATCTCCACCAAGTCCtactgtcagtctgcagcccaaACTAAGGTTTGCCGCCTCCCTCCCATCTCAAATGAGATCATAGTTAGTGGAAAACAGATATGTCCGCGCCTTCCTCACCTTTAA
- the LOC113132756 gene encoding thyroid receptor-interacting protein 11-like yields MEPIEDSRFDRMDVFQLRWELRRTKKNEQWLLDENSKMQKQLSELSVAEMILRQEQSEIHEPKNQAEEYELQIAKLQNELDTARTDLRLEEEKRALSVSVSEQRVLDLEKQCQELEQKYSLEKMQRENTEKELETSNLTKEENKNLTLLVQQMDDKVQELEMLKKDYLNQIEELKDQLKWSEAKIDSRNQVIIEMKKEAQNFQIEEAQLKMCQRKLKSMEEIAERRANENYNYKKQANADKIKIYKLTQETATLTKKNKNLVILQTTAERELAKTQEYTNSLIKELEIRKKEAEKQIDLVVAMERQINKYNALKRSVKHSQELEERERKIRKQELVQMTNSLSKSQQNYRMQEIQKEAAITERKLCAQNLFMAQIKITKMAETIEQLKAKLHSEHCDFNAKDTELVKITKKYDSVKKQLQAATIKLKQTKEALDQHLASADKQKLLVEKELSRIEEDNRKLDKEVGHYNHVVAHLQQKLNIQETAKIMQEKTLKNMEEEVISLKQHIKNLNNELSIRHVALVRHKSRRQTTRDKTKKNLYPRLEMIKDQLRQYQLYGRKKLQDMKDREAQDLKQMQKYSETLQKLQRCQRQNSSLIKKSMASQGLLVAYKENYMHLQEENEKLKDELKKHKLECICKSRCTLLPPIPNKSHSELKKKEQSDLHSTCLAPISTKSYCQSAAQTKVCRLPPISNEIIVSGKQICPRLPHL; encoded by the coding sequence ATGGAACCTATAGAGGACAGTAGATTTGACAGAATGGATGTTTTTCAACTTAGGTGGGAACTACgcaggacaaagaaaaatgagcaaTGGCTCCTGGACGAAAACAGTAAGATGCAAAAACAGCTTTCAGAACTTTCTGTAGCTGAAATGATTTTAAGACAAGAACAGAGTGAGATTCATGAACCAAAGAACCAAGCCGAGGAATATGAGTTGCAAATTGCCAAACTACAAAATGAACTAGATACGGCCAGAACTGACCTTAGGcttgaagaggaaaagagagctCTTTCAGTGTCAGTTTCAGAGCAGAGAGTTCTGGATCTTGAGAAGCAATGCCAGGAGCTCGAGCAAAAATACTCCTTGGAGAAGATGCAGAGGGAGAATACGGAGAAAGAGTTAGAGACATCCAATTTAactaaagaggaaaacaaaaatctgaccCTGCTGGTCCAGCAAATGGATGATAAGGTGCAAGAactggaaatgttaaaaaaggATTACCTAAATCAAATAGAGGAACTGAAAGATCAGCTGAAATGGAGCGAAGCTAAAATTGACTCGAGAAATCAGGTgattattgaaatgaaaaaagaggcACAAAATTTCCAAATCGAGGAGGCTCagctgaaaatgtgtcaaaggAAATTAAAATCCATGGAAGAAATAGCTGAGAGACGGGCAAATGAAAACTATAACTACAAAAAACAAGCGAATGCTGATAAGATCAAAATATATAAGTTGACCCAGGAGACAGCAACCTTAacgaagaaaaacaagaacttaGTAATTTTACAGACAACAGCAGAACGTGAACTGGCCAAAACACAAGAATATACTAATTCTTTAATAAAGGAATTAGAAATCCGGAAAAAAGAGGCTGAGAAGCAGATTGACCTCGTGGTAGCCATGGAAAGACAAATTAACAAGTACAATGCACTAAAACGTTCGGTAAAACATAGTCAGGAATTagaggaaagggaaagaaagatcAGAAAACAGGAGCTAGTCCAGATGACAAATTCACTTAGTAAATCACAACAGAACTACAGAATGCAAGAAATACAGAAGGAAGCTGCCATTACTGAGAGAAAACTCTGTGCTCAAAATTTGTTCATGGCTCAGATAAAAATCACTAAGATGGCTGAAACAATTGAACAACTGAAGGCTAAACTCCACAGCGAGCATTGTGACTTCAATGCAAAGGACACAGAGTTGGTgaagattacaaaaaaatatgattcTGTAAAGAAGCAGCTACAAGCAGCAACGATcaagctgaaacaaacaaaggaagcaCTGGACCAGCATTTAGCCTCGGCTGACAAACAGAAGCTCCTGGTAGAGAAGGAGCTGTCCAGAATTGAAGAAGACAATAGGAAACTGGACAAAGAGGTTGGGCACTATAATCACGTGGTAGCACATCTGCAACAGAAGCTCAACATCCAGGAAACTGCGAAGATCATGCAAGAGAAGACTCTGAAAAACATGGAGGAGGAAGTCATTTCtctcaagcagcacatcaagaaCCTTAACAATGAGCTCAGTATCAGGCACGTGGCATTAGTGAGGCACAAGTCACGCCGACAGACAACTAGggataagacaaaaaaaaatctttacccCCGTCTTGAGATGATAAAGGACCAGCTCCGTCAATACCAGTTATATGGGAGAAAAAAGCTTCAGGATATGAAAGACAGGGAGGCCCAGGACCTgaagcaaatgcaaaaatacagtGAGACACTACAGAAGCTCCAGAGATGTCAAAGGCAGAACAGCAGCCTCATCAAAAAGTCCATGGCATCACAAGGGCTCCTTGTGGCATACAAGGAAAATTACATGCATTTGCAAGAGGAGAACGAGAAGCTTAAAGATGAGTTGAAGAAGCATAAATTAGAGTGTATATGCAAATCAAGGTGCACTCTGTTGCCCCCTATTCCCAATAAGTCCCACTCAGAGCtcaaaaaaaaggaacagagtGATCTGCATAGCACATGTTTAGCACCCATCTCCACCAAGTCCtactgtcagtctgcagcccaaACTAAGGTTTGCCGCCTCCCTCCCATCTCAAATGAGATCATAGTTAGTGGAAAACAGATATGTCCGCGCCTTCCTCACCTTTAA